Proteins from a genomic interval of Schistocerca cancellata isolate TAMUIC-IGC-003103 chromosome 8, iqSchCanc2.1, whole genome shotgun sequence:
- the LOC126095188 gene encoding dynein regulatory complex subunit 6-like — MDDPPLSINDLPNEILLQIFFYLSVEDIALNVQFVCSRWSEVCSNDVLWKNSCLSVEGSASIQYVVSLLKKVPKLQCFCIWFRSSGEVLNRLAEFCKDLRKLDFCVPQLELPYEAFKNLVSECPKLEEITIPGSALVREELAELVGQWEYLNDIYLIGRSDKPIALKYLAEGCPALQHLHMRYVVCNFTELEYFLEKKKNKLLTLSISPLTQDGRCVIPLLDICKDRLEKLQLEDSKYCYIESHNFGIIKTLKNLKALSIKIPRGVRTDVMSDIFEEKALCQLQELELNNYAEINDTLVNTICSNCPNLLRLALRYSTRISDNAMRNLHKCKNLEDLDLYYCTELTDVAVDFVLKCSKLKYLNLGFCKLTEKSLTRLIVLTELRELILDAINVASLPLQVFPQHLTNLRELKLDYCMNIDNEALAILCAEMPHLRVSTKQAELCP, encoded by the coding sequence ATGGATGATCCTCCACTTAGCATAAACGATCTTCcaaatgaaattttgttgcagatctTTTTTTATCTTTCTGTTGAAGATATAGCACTTAATGTTCAATTTGTTTGCAGTCGTTGGTCTGAAGTGTGTTCAAATGATGTACTGTGGAAGAACAGCTGTTTAAGTGTAGAGGGAAGTGCATCCATTCAATATGTTGTGTCACTGTTGAAAAAAGTtccaaaattgcagtgtttttgtaTCTGGTTTAGATCATCAGGAGAAGTTCTTAACAGATTAGCAGAATTCTGCAAAGATTTGCGTAAATTAGATTTCTGTGTGCCTCAGCTTGAGTTACCTTATGAAGCATTCAAGAATCTTGTTTCAGAATGTCCGAAACTGGAGGAAATTACTATCCCAGGATCTGCACTAGTAAGAGAAGAATTGGCAGAACTTGTGGGCCAATGGGAGTACCTGAATGACATTTATCTTATAGGCAGATCAGACAAACCCATTGCACTGAAGTATTTAGCAGAGGGCTGCCCAGCgttacagcatttacacatgcgTTATGTTGTGTGCAATTTTACTGAACTAGAATATTTCTTAGAGAAAAAGAAGAACAAGCTACTGACTTTAAGCATTAGCCCACTCACTCAAGATGGCAGATGTGTGATTCCTCTCCTTGACATTTGTAAGGACAGGCTGGAAAAACTGCAGTTAGAAGACAGCAAATATTGCTACATTGAGTCACACAATTTTGGTATCataaaaacactgaaaaacttGAAGGCCCTAAGCATAAAAATTCCTCGTGGTGTGAGAACAGATGTGATGTCAGATATTTTTGAAGAAAAGGCATTGTGTCAGTTACAAGAACTTGAACTAAACAATTATGCAGAAATAAATGACACTCTGGTTAACACTATTTGTAGTAACTGCCCAAATCTCTTGAGATTGGCTCTCAGATATTCAACACGTATTAGTGATAATGCAATGAGGAATCTACACAAATGCAAGAACCTGGAAGATTTAGATTTGTATTATTGCACAGAACTTACAGATGTCGCTGTGGActttgttttaaagtgtagtaaattgaAGTACCTCAACCTTGGTTTCTGCAAACTAACAGAGAAAAGCTTAACACGTCTTATAGTTCTGACTGAACTTAGAGAACTGATCCTTGATGCAATTAATGTTGCAAGTCTTCCCTTGCAAGTTTTTCCTCAGCATTTGACGAACCTGAGAGAGCTTAAACTTGATTACTGTATGAACATTGATAATGAAGCACTAGCTATTCTCTGTGCTGAAATGCCTCATTTAAGAGTATCAACAAAACAAGCTGAACTGTGTCCTTGA